One part of the Dysidea avara chromosome 10, odDysAvar1.4, whole genome shotgun sequence genome encodes these proteins:
- the LOC136236118 gene encoding uncharacterized protein: MPELRIFYDLLSQPCRAVVLFLEANKIPYESVVISLAEGAHMKNEDLGKVNPRRTIPAMDDNGFHLSESGAILRYLAAKYKVPDHWYPSKFENRARVDEYLEWNDSNLRAGSSGFFYNKFARPKVFGLPADLVKAEEGKEKLEKAITTFESYFLSRGKFIGGDDISIADLKPLCELTQISMTDYKPYQDGSKVDVWMKNCKEILGPAYDKAHKFVNDVIEQGLFKSNS, translated from the exons ATGCCGGAGCTTCGCATTTTCTACGACCTACTCTCCcagccatgcagagctgttgtCTTGTTTCTAGAAGCCAACAAAATCCCTTATGAATCCGTGGTGATCAGTCTAGCAGAAG GTGCTCAcatgaagaatgaagatctTGGAAAAGTTAATCCTCGTAGAACCATTCCTGCAATGGATGACAATGGATTTCATTTGTCAGAAAG TGGAGCTATCCTAAGATACCTTGCAGCAAAGTACAAAGTTCCTGACCACTGGTATCCCAGCAAATTTGAGAATCGTGCCAGAGTAGATGAATATCTTGAGTGGAATGACTCTAACTTGAGAGCTGGATCCAGTGGCTTCTTCTATAACAAG TTTGCTCGTCCAAAAGTCTTTggtcttccagctgatcttgtTAAAGCAGAAGAAGGTAAAGAAAAGCTTGAGAAAGCCATCACAACATTTGAGAGCTACTTTTTGAGTAGAGGAAAATTTATTGGTGGAGATGATATTTCTATTGCTGACCTGAAGCCATTGTGTGAGCTAACCCAAATATCTATGACTGATTATAAACCCTACCAGGATGGCTCTAAGGTTGATGTTTGGATGAAGAACTGTAAAGAGATATTAGGACCAGCGTATGACAAGGCTCATAAATTTGTTAATGATGTAATTGAGCAGGGCTTGTTCAAGTCTAATAGTTAA